The following proteins are encoded in a genomic region of Tenacibaculum sp. 190524A05c:
- a CDS encoding amidophosphoribosyltransferase, with protein sequence MSDFLKHECGIALVRLLKPLQYYKDKYGTAFYGLNKLYLLMEKQHNRGQDGAGLASIKFNVDPGTRYISRIRSNKTQPIQDIFGQINNRINDIFEKDPEKLEDVKWQEENMPYIGNLFLGHVRYGTFGGNSIENVHPFLRQSNWKHKNLIVAGNFNMTNSGELMKELITLGQHPKEATDTVTVMEKIGHFLEDEVAQTYKKAKAAGFNKKQASPFIEENLDIQRILKRSSRNWDGGYAMAGLLGHGDAFVLRDPSGIRPAFWYQDDEVVVVASERPVIQTTFNVPIEEVQELPRGKALIIKKNGSTSLERVIKKREKLSCSFERIYFSRGSDADIYQERKNLGKFVFPEILKSINDDISNTVFTYIPNTAETSFYGMMEAAEDVLNQQKTAEILAGGGKLSAQRVTEILSERPRFEKIAIKDAKLRTFITDDSSRDDLVAHVYDVTYGVVKPTDNLVIIDDSIVRGTTLKKSIIKILDRLSPKKIVVVSSAPQIRYPDCYGIDMARIGDFIAFKAALELLKEREMYHIVDEVYEKCKAQQATEEKEDIVNFVKEVYAPFTDEEISAKIAEMLKTDGINAEVEIIYQTVEGLHNSCPKHKGDWYFTGDYPTPGGHRVVNQAFINFYEGNNKRAY encoded by the coding sequence ATGAGTGATTTTTTAAAGCACGAATGTGGAATTGCCTTAGTTAGATTATTAAAGCCCCTTCAATATTACAAAGACAAGTACGGTACTGCTTTTTACGGATTAAATAAATTGTATCTCCTTATGGAGAAGCAACATAATCGTGGACAAGATGGTGCAGGTTTAGCAAGTATCAAATTTAATGTTGATCCTGGTACAAGATACATTAGTAGAATTCGTTCGAATAAAACACAACCTATTCAGGATATTTTTGGACAAATCAATAATAGAATCAACGATATTTTTGAGAAAGATCCAGAGAAGTTAGAAGATGTAAAATGGCAAGAAGAAAACATGCCATACATTGGAAACTTATTTTTAGGGCATGTTCGTTATGGAACGTTTGGAGGAAATAGTATTGAAAATGTTCACCCATTTTTACGTCAAAGTAACTGGAAGCACAAAAACCTTATAGTTGCAGGTAACTTTAATATGACGAACTCTGGAGAGTTAATGAAAGAATTAATTACTCTAGGTCAGCATCCTAAAGAAGCAACTGATACGGTTACAGTAATGGAAAAAATTGGGCACTTTTTAGAAGATGAAGTTGCTCAAACGTATAAAAAAGCAAAAGCTGCTGGATTTAATAAAAAGCAAGCTTCACCATTTATAGAGGAGAATTTAGATATTCAAAGAATCTTAAAAAGATCTTCTAGAAACTGGGATGGTGGTTACGCAATGGCAGGATTATTAGGTCATGGAGATGCATTTGTTTTAAGAGATCCATCAGGAATTCGTCCGGCTTTCTGGTATCAGGATGATGAAGTAGTTGTTGTAGCTTCAGAAAGACCAGTAATTCAAACAACATTTAATGTTCCAATTGAAGAAGTTCAAGAATTACCTAGAGGAAAAGCTCTAATTATTAAGAAGAACGGAAGTACTTCTTTAGAAAGAGTAATTAAGAAAAGAGAAAAATTATCATGTTCATTTGAAAGAATTTATTTCTCAAGAGGAAGTGATGCAGATATTTACCAAGAGCGTAAAAACCTTGGGAAATTTGTTTTCCCAGAAATATTGAAATCGATTAATGACGATATTTCAAATACAGTATTTACATATATTCCGAATACAGCTGAAACTTCATTCTACGGAATGATGGAGGCTGCTGAAGATGTTTTAAATCAACAGAAAACAGCCGAAATTTTAGCCGGAGGAGGAAAATTATCTGCTCAAAGAGTAACAGAAATATTATCAGAAAGGCCACGTTTTGAAAAAATCGCGATTAAAGATGCGAAACTAAGAACGTTTATTACAGATGATAGTAGTCGTGATGATTTAGTTGCACACGTATACGATGTTACTTACGGAGTTGTAAAGCCTACAGATAACTTAGTTATTATCGACGATAGTATTGTAAGAGGAACAACGTTAAAGAAGAGTATTATTAAAATCTTAGATAGATTATCACCTAAGAAAATCGTAGTAGTTTCTTCTGCTCCTCAAATTCGTTACCCTGACTGTTATGGTATTGATATGGCTCGAATTGGTGATTTTATTGCATTTAAAGCTGCTTTAGAATTATTGAAAGAAAGAGAGATGTATCATATTGTTGATGAAGTTTACGAAAAATGTAAAGCGCAACAAGCAACCGAAGAAAAAGAAGATATCGTAAATTTTGTTAAAGAAGTTTATGCACCTTTTACAGACGAAGAAATTTCAGCTAAAATTGCTGAAATGTTGAAAACAGATGGAATCAACGCTGAAGTTGAAATTATTTATCAGACTGTTGAAGGATTACATAATTCTTGTCCAAAACATAAAGGAGATTGGTATTTTACAGGAGATTATCCAACACCTGGTGGACATCGAGTAGTAAACCAAGCGTTTATTAATTTTTACGAAGGAAATAATAAAAGAGCATACTAA
- a CDS encoding PfkB family carbohydrate kinase: protein MSKLLAVGTVAFDAIETPFGKTDKILGGSGTFVGLAASQFGVSTGVVSVVGGDFPQSYLDMMEGKGIDTAGIEIVKDGKTFFWSGKYHNDMNSRDTLVTELNVLETFTPVVPESFKDAPVVMLGNLHPLTQASVLDQMNERPKLVVLDTMNFWMDIALNDLHEVLKRIDVITINDEEARQLSGEYSLVNAAKKIHEMGPKYVVIKKGEHGALLFNDENMFYAPALPLAEVYDPTGAGDTFAGGFCGYLAKTEDYSFENMKNAIIYGSNLASFCVEKFGTQRMEALTKPEVQTRLQAFKQLTQFDIELV from the coding sequence ATGAGTAAACTATTAGCAGTAGGAACAGTTGCTTTTGATGCAATTGAAACACCTTTTGGTAAAACTGATAAAATATTAGGAGGATCTGGAACCTTTGTAGGTTTAGCAGCATCTCAATTTGGAGTAAGTACAGGAGTAGTTTCTGTGGTAGGAGGAGATTTCCCGCAATCATACTTAGATATGATGGAAGGAAAAGGAATCGATACAGCAGGAATCGAAATTGTAAAAGATGGAAAAACGTTCTTTTGGAGTGGAAAATATCACAATGATATGAACTCAAGAGACACTTTAGTTACAGAATTAAATGTATTAGAAACATTTACTCCTGTTGTTCCAGAATCTTTTAAAGATGCTCCGGTTGTTATGTTAGGGAATTTACATCCATTAACACAAGCTTCTGTTTTAGATCAAATGAATGAAAGACCAAAGTTAGTAGTTTTAGATACTATGAACTTCTGGATGGACATTGCATTAAATGATTTACACGAAGTATTAAAAAGAATTGACGTTATTACAATTAACGACGAAGAAGCGCGTCAGTTAAGTGGAGAATATTCTTTAGTTAATGCAGCGAAGAAAATTCATGAAATGGGTCCTAAGTATGTAGTAATTAAGAAAGGAGAGCACGGAGCATTATTATTTAATGACGAGAATATGTTCTATGCACCAGCATTACCATTAGCTGAAGTATACGATCCAACAGGAGCAGGAGATACTTTTGCTGGAGGATTCTGTGGATATTTAGCTAAAACAGAAGACTACTCTTTTGAAAACATGAAGAATGCAATTATTTATGGTTCGAACTTGGCATCGTTCTGTGTTGAAAAGTTTGGAACACAACGTATGGAAGCGCTAACGAAACCAGAAGTGCAAACTCGTTTACAAGCATTTAAGCAACTAACACAATTTGATATAGAATTAGTTTAA
- a CDS encoding SufE family protein, with translation MTIKEIQEEIIDEFSMFEDWMERYEYIIELGKSLPIINETYKLDENLIKGCQSKVWMHSEIDGDIIKYSADSDAILTKGIVALLLRVFSDQKPQDILDADTKFIDEIGLKEHLSPTRANGLVSMVKQIKMYAIAQQSKLTS, from the coding sequence ATGACTATCAAAGAAATACAAGAAGAAATTATCGATGAGTTTTCAATGTTTGAAGACTGGATGGAGCGTTACGAGTATATAATTGAGTTAGGAAAATCGTTACCTATTATTAATGAGACATATAAATTAGACGAGAATTTAATCAAAGGATGTCAGTCTAAAGTATGGATGCACTCTGAGATTGATGGTGATATCATAAAATATAGCGCGGATAGCGATGCTATTTTGACTAAAGGAATAGTAGCGTTATTATTACGCGTTTTTTCCGACCAAAAACCACAGGATATTTTAGATGCCGATACTAAATTTATTGATGAAATTGGTTTAAAAGAGCATTTAAGTCCAACTAGAGCAAATGGTTTAGTATCTATGGTAAAGCAAATTAAAATGTATGCCATTGCTCAACAATCTAAATTAACTAGTTAA
- a CDS encoding DUF59 domain-containing protein gives MTEENLEELGDKIVRVLKTIFDPEIPVDIYELGLIYDVFVSEENDAKILMTLTSPNCPVAETLPVEVEEKVKTLKEINDCEVEITFDPTWTQDMMSEEAKLELGML, from the coding sequence ATGACTGAAGAGAATTTAGAAGAATTAGGAGATAAAATAGTTCGAGTATTAAAAACAATATTCGATCCAGAAATTCCTGTAGATATATATGAATTAGGATTAATTTATGATGTTTTTGTTTCAGAAGAAAATGATGCGAAAATATTAATGACATTAACTTCACCAAACTGTCCTGTTGCAGAAACTTTACCTGTTGAAGTTGAAGAAAAAGTAAAAACCTTAAAAGAAATTAATGATTGTGAGGTTGAAATTACTTTTGATCCAACTTGGACTCAAGATATGATGAGTGAAGAAGCAAAACTTGAATTAGGAATGTTATAA
- a CDS encoding DUF2480 family protein: MAEEIVNRVANSKLVTIDLEDFYPSGQRVKFDISDWLFEGLLLREKDFRDQVKNHDWSQYKDAYVALGCSTDAIIPSWAYLLLSTQLNPFAKKVIVGDLELLETVLFSEIIGNLEVDSFQGKPVIIKGCANKPIPQSAYSFLIERIQPAAKSIMFGEACSTVPLFKNK; the protein is encoded by the coding sequence ATGGCTGAAGAAATTGTAAATAGAGTAGCAAATAGTAAATTAGTTACTATTGATTTAGAAGACTTCTACCCTTCTGGACAACGTGTGAAATTCGATATTTCAGATTGGTTGTTTGAAGGTTTACTTTTAAGAGAAAAGGATTTTAGAGACCAAGTGAAAAATCACGATTGGTCTCAGTATAAAGATGCTTATGTAGCCTTAGGATGTTCAACAGATGCAATAATTCCTTCTTGGGCATATTTATTATTGTCTACTCAACTAAATCCTTTTGCTAAAAAAGTAATTGTTGGTGATTTGGAACTTTTAGAAACTGTTCTTTTTTCTGAAATCATTGGAAATTTAGAAGTTGATTCTTTCCAAGGTAAACCTGTAATTATTAAAGGTTGCGCCAATAAACCTATACCACAAAGTGCTTATTCTTTTTTAATCGAAAGAATTCAGCCCGCAGCAAAGTCTATCATGTTTGGAGAGGCTTGCTCAACAGTTCCCCTATTTAAAAATAAGTAA
- a CDS encoding DUF3078 domain-containing protein has translation MIKKLLLVILLVSNIAFSQEEKVQQEKNQDSIPKKWNTITKLAFILNQSTFSNWVAGGTNTVAGNLNVNYEFNYKKNNWNWDNKITSAYGLSYVDKQGVRKTDDRIEYNSLLGYKSKKDWFFSFFNNLKTQFTRGYDYVQTPKLAISDFFSPAYLSFGPGMLWKKSDTKFINIAPSSSRFTFVSPDFSGKYGVDEGQTSSFGLGFNLSSYYKFSITENLTMENILALYSDYLDNPQNVDVDYQINFLVKISKYFSTNLGFHTIIDDNASKSIQFKQLFGLGVNYVFL, from the coding sequence ATGATAAAAAAACTACTATTAGTTATTTTATTGGTTAGTAACATTGCATTCTCTCAAGAGGAAAAAGTACAACAAGAAAAAAACCAAGATAGTATTCCGAAAAAATGGAACACTATTACCAAGTTGGCATTTATATTAAATCAATCAACATTTTCAAATTGGGTTGCTGGTGGAACCAATACAGTTGCTGGTAATTTAAATGTAAACTATGAATTCAATTACAAAAAGAACAACTGGAACTGGGATAATAAAATAACTTCTGCTTACGGCTTAAGCTATGTTGATAAACAAGGTGTTCGTAAAACTGATGATCGAATTGAATACAATTCTCTTCTGGGTTACAAATCGAAAAAAGATTGGTTCTTTTCTTTTTTCAATAATTTAAAAACTCAATTTACACGAGGGTATGATTATGTTCAAACACCGAAATTAGCTATTTCCGATTTCTTCTCTCCTGCCTATTTAAGTTTCGGACCAGGAATGTTATGGAAGAAATCAGATACCAAGTTTATCAATATTGCACCTTCTTCTTCTAGATTTACATTTGTTTCTCCTGATTTTTCAGGAAAGTATGGTGTTGACGAAGGACAAACAAGTAGTTTCGGTTTAGGATTTAATTTATCATCTTATTATAAGTTTTCTATAACTGAAAACTTAACTATGGAAAATATTTTGGCTTTATATTCCGATTATCTAGATAACCCGCAAAATGTTGATGTTGATTATCAAATTAATTTTTTAGTAAAAATCAGTAAATACTTTTCTACAAACCTTGGT